The Saccharopolyspora gloriosae genome has a segment encoding these proteins:
- a CDS encoding condensation domain-containing protein — translation MRVMTISAFDPPPGAIVEWTAEPAPGHEFEPSDVPPSLNQSLHLGATGADGAPPPWLACTFELPGVLDEDALEAAAGQWIRRHSGLLSRFTEQDGEVRRALLRPDGVVLRRREAGTFTGSSAVREHLSRRFDEQCVPLRWPPFLLGAIRHERGGTVFAAFDHSCMDAYSLAVAAHELQVLYYAAARGTRADLADVGGFVDYCAQEHQAMTAEALAGRPSVPEWDAPGLSAPPPESGEHPAVTYWRDFLRNNGATTPGFPLGLGVEPGRAVRQRSMTARLLDVEAADAFDAACREGLGSVLTGVLAAAGLALRELGAGDPIGLLIPLHTRHEPRWRHAVGWFTTNAPVMFNVVDGRFADTHTHAKVAFREALGTLGVPLPNILTAISDEYAPTRKDVFMMSYVDYRALPVSLEFPESRPRHISGEADADDVQLWVSRTADGLFLHTRHPGTAEAETAIRTFHEHFTAALTAAAESTTLAAHP, via the coding sequence ATGCGAGTCATGACGATCAGCGCGTTCGACCCGCCGCCCGGCGCCATCGTGGAGTGGACGGCGGAACCCGCGCCAGGGCACGAGTTCGAGCCCAGCGACGTGCCGCCGTCGCTGAACCAGTCCTTGCACCTGGGCGCCACCGGAGCCGATGGGGCGCCGCCGCCGTGGCTGGCCTGCACCTTCGAGCTGCCGGGAGTGCTGGACGAGGACGCGCTGGAGGCGGCCGCCGGGCAGTGGATCCGTCGGCACAGCGGGCTGCTGAGCCGGTTCACCGAGCAGGACGGCGAGGTCCGCCGCGCACTGCTGCGCCCAGACGGGGTGGTGTTGCGGCGACGGGAGGCGGGCACGTTCACCGGCTCCTCGGCGGTCCGCGAGCACCTGTCGCGGCGGTTCGACGAGCAGTGCGTGCCGCTCCGGTGGCCGCCGTTCCTGCTGGGCGCGATCCGGCACGAACGGGGCGGCACGGTGTTCGCCGCGTTCGACCACTCCTGCATGGACGCCTACTCGCTGGCAGTGGCGGCGCACGAACTTCAGGTGCTGTACTACGCCGCAGCCAGGGGCACGCGGGCCGACCTGGCGGACGTGGGCGGTTTCGTCGACTACTGCGCGCAGGAACACCAGGCGATGACCGCCGAAGCCCTAGCCGGACGGCCGAGCGTTCCGGAGTGGGACGCGCCCGGCCTGTCCGCCCCACCTCCGGAGAGCGGTGAGCATCCGGCGGTGACGTACTGGCGGGATTTCCTGCGCAACAACGGCGCGACGACACCGGGTTTCCCGCTGGGACTCGGCGTGGAACCGGGACGTGCGGTGCGGCAGCGTTCGATGACGGCGCGGTTGCTGGACGTGGAGGCCGCGGACGCCTTCGACGCGGCCTGCCGCGAGGGTTTGGGCAGCGTGCTCACCGGTGTGCTGGCCGCCGCGGGACTCGCGTTGCGCGAACTGGGCGCCGGGGACCCCATCGGTCTGCTGATTCCGTTGCACACCAGGCACGAACCGCGTTGGCGGCACGCCGTCGGCTGGTTCACGACGAACGCCCCGGTCATGTTCAACGTGGTGGACGGCCGGTTCGCCGACACCCACACGCACGCGAAGGTGGCGTTCCGGGAAGCGCTGGGCACCCTCGGCGTGCCACTGCCGAACATCCTCACCGCGATCTCCGACGAGTACGCTCCGACGCGCAAGGACGTCTTCATGATGTCCTATGTGGACTATCGCGCGCTGCCGGTGTCCCTGGAATTCCCCGAGTCCCGGCCGCGGCACATCAGCGGCGAAGCCGACGCCGACGACGTCCAGCTCTGGGTGTCCCGCACGGCCGACGGCCTCTTCCTGCACACCCGCCACCCCGGCACAGCCGAGGCGGAAACGGCGATCCGCACGTTCCACGAACACTTCACCGCGGCCCTGACGGCGGCGGCCGAGTCGACGACCCTCGCCGCACACCCCTGA
- a CDS encoding 5'-3' exonuclease has protein sequence MLIDSAGLWFRSYYALPDSLTAPDGTPVNSVRGFCDMVAKLIDERRPTRLVACLDNDWRPQFRVDALPSYKAHRVAEEDPDAEEVPDTLSPQIPIILDVLDALGVATGEAEGYEADDVIGVLADRERDDPVEVVTGDRDLFQLVRTEPTPVRVRYVGAGLAKAQDFGPAELAERYALDAARAGDAYAEMAILRGDPSDGLPGVAGIGEKTAAKLITEFGSLDALLAASEQGDRRLTPRVRGKLAEAADYLAAAPAVVNVVRDAPVVVDRPDRTPTEPADPERLAELGTEWGLGGSLDRLIAAL, from the coding sequence ATGTTGATCGACTCCGCCGGGTTGTGGTTCCGCTCGTACTACGCGCTGCCCGACTCGTTGACGGCCCCGGACGGGACGCCGGTGAACTCGGTGCGCGGGTTCTGCGACATGGTGGCGAAGCTCATCGACGAACGGCGGCCGACGCGGCTGGTGGCGTGCTTGGACAACGACTGGCGCCCGCAGTTCCGCGTCGACGCGCTGCCCTCCTACAAGGCGCACCGGGTGGCCGAGGAGGACCCGGACGCCGAGGAGGTGCCGGACACGCTGAGCCCGCAGATCCCGATCATCCTGGACGTGCTGGACGCGCTGGGCGTGGCCACCGGCGAAGCCGAGGGCTACGAGGCGGACGACGTCATCGGCGTGCTCGCCGACCGGGAGCGCGACGATCCCGTGGAGGTCGTCACCGGCGACCGCGACCTGTTCCAGCTGGTGCGCACCGAGCCGACTCCGGTGCGGGTGCGCTACGTCGGAGCCGGGCTGGCGAAGGCGCAGGACTTCGGTCCTGCCGAGCTGGCCGAGCGCTACGCGCTGGACGCGGCCCGCGCCGGCGACGCCTACGCCGAGATGGCGATCCTGCGCGGCGATCCGTCCGACGGGCTGCCGGGAGTGGCCGGGATCGGGGAGAAGACCGCCGCGAAGCTGATCACCGAGTTCGGTTCGCTGGACGCGCTGCTGGCGGCGTCCGAACAAGGCGACCGGCGGCTCACGCCCCGCGTGCGCGGGAAGCTCGCCGAGGCGGCGGACTACCTGGCCGCCGCGCCCGCGGTGGTCAACGTCGTGCGGGACGCGCCGGTCGTGGTAGACCGCCCCGACCGGACCCCCACCGAGCCCGCCGACCCGGAACGGCTCGCGGAACTCGGCACCGAATGGGGCCTCGGCGGCTCCCTGGACCGCCTCATCGCCGCCCTCTGA
- a CDS encoding Xaa-Pro peptidase family protein, with product MATVSLKQDPAVFSGRLSRAAATAATADLDALLITPGSDLRYLLGARGESFERLSTLVLPATGNGAAPVLVLPKLEAPGYADVPAEELGIEVVTWVDGEDPHALVADLLRRGGAPSRLGVADVMPAMHTLPLRAATGAEQVLAGSVLRELRMRKDAAEIEALRTAGAAIDRVHARMSEFLTAGRTEAQVGADIAAAIVEEGHTEAEFVIVGSAANGASPHHALSDRVIEPGDVVVVDIGGPIPSGYNSDCTRTYAVGEPSQPDVAETYAVLQAAQDAAVRAVRPGATAESIDAAAREPIAAAGFGEQFIHRTGHGIGLDVHEEPYIVGGNTLELEAGMAFSIEPGIYQSGRWGARIEDIVIVIEDGALNVNSQPHELVVLPA from the coding sequence ATGGCCACTGTTTCGCTCAAGCAGGATCCCGCGGTGTTCTCCGGTCGACTGAGCCGCGCCGCGGCGACGGCGGCGACCGCGGACCTGGACGCCCTGCTGATCACCCCTGGTTCGGATCTGCGGTACCTGCTCGGTGCCCGCGGCGAGTCGTTCGAGCGGTTGAGCACCCTGGTGCTGCCCGCGACGGGAAACGGTGCCGCTCCGGTGCTGGTGCTGCCGAAGCTGGAGGCGCCCGGTTACGCGGACGTTCCCGCCGAGGAACTCGGTATCGAGGTCGTGACCTGGGTCGACGGTGAGGACCCGCACGCGCTGGTCGCGGACCTGCTGCGCCGCGGCGGTGCGCCGTCCCGGCTGGGCGTCGCCGACGTGATGCCCGCGATGCACACCTTGCCGCTGCGTGCGGCGACGGGCGCGGAGCAGGTGCTGGCCGGTTCGGTGCTGCGCGAGCTGCGGATGCGCAAGGACGCCGCCGAGATCGAGGCGCTGCGCACGGCCGGTGCGGCGATCGACCGGGTGCACGCCCGGATGTCGGAGTTCCTCACCGCCGGGCGCACCGAGGCGCAGGTCGGCGCGGACATCGCCGCCGCCATCGTCGAGGAGGGGCACACCGAGGCCGAGTTCGTCATCGTCGGCTCGGCCGCGAACGGCGCCAGCCCGCACCACGCGTTGTCGGACCGGGTGATCGAGCCCGGGGACGTGGTGGTCGTGGACATCGGCGGGCCGATCCCGTCCGGGTACAACTCCGACTGCACCCGCACCTATGCGGTGGGGGAGCCGTCGCAGCCCGACGTGGCGGAGACCTACGCGGTGCTGCAGGCGGCGCAGGACGCGGCGGTGCGCGCGGTCCGCCCCGGCGCGACGGCCGAGTCGATCGACGCCGCCGCGCGGGAACCCATCGCGGCGGCCGGTTTCGGCGAGCAGTTCATCCACCGCACCGGGCACGGCATCGGCCTCGACGTGCACGAGGAGCCGTACATCGTCGGGGGCAACACCTTGGAATTGGAGGCGGGCATGGCGTTCAGCATCGAGCCCGGCATTTACCAGTCCGGCCGCTGGGGCGCCCGGATCGAGGACATCGTGATCGTCATCGAGGACGGTGCGCTGAACGTGAACTCGCAGCCGCACGAGCTGGTGGTGCTGCCGGCGTGA
- a CDS encoding intradiol ring-cleavage dioxygenase, whose product MPEHQSAQPGSPENAPHGTGTSRRTALAAFGGLGAAAIGLNVSAASAHSTPASSGQRWTPSCVLAPEQMEGPYYLDYGIRREDITEDREGLDLLLKIVVVDADSCLPLPDVAVDIWHCDALGVYSSYTGYGNGILPPVDENGHAAPTDETTWLRGVQLTDAAGVASFRSIVPGWYTGRAVHIHVKTVTGAEAEGATVEGGHVSHTGQLYFPERFNAELGSLAPYRENRIERVTNDEDVLYTGGGEGAVSELDVKPGPFGRGITGTIVLGIQPDATPPPDPMPPMPPPGTN is encoded by the coding sequence ATGCCCGAACACCAGTCAGCGCAGCCCGGATCACCTGAAAACGCACCACACGGCACAGGCACGAGCCGCCGGACGGCGCTCGCCGCGTTCGGCGGTCTGGGAGCGGCGGCCATCGGCCTGAACGTGTCCGCCGCGAGCGCGCACAGCACCCCCGCGAGCTCCGGACAGCGCTGGACGCCTTCCTGCGTGCTGGCGCCAGAGCAGATGGAGGGGCCGTACTACCTCGACTACGGGATCCGCCGCGAAGACATCACCGAGGACAGAGAAGGCCTCGACCTCCTGCTCAAGATCGTCGTGGTGGACGCCGACAGCTGCCTGCCGCTGCCGGACGTCGCCGTCGACATCTGGCACTGCGACGCGCTGGGCGTGTACTCCTCATACACCGGTTACGGCAACGGCATCCTCCCGCCGGTGGACGAGAACGGGCACGCCGCACCGACCGACGAAACGACCTGGTTGCGCGGAGTCCAGCTCACCGACGCCGCGGGTGTGGCGTCGTTCCGCAGCATCGTGCCGGGGTGGTACACGGGCCGGGCCGTCCACATCCACGTGAAGACGGTGACCGGCGCGGAAGCCGAAGGCGCAACCGTGGAGGGCGGACACGTCTCCCACACCGGTCAGCTCTACTTCCCCGAGAGGTTCAACGCCGAGCTCGGCTCGCTGGCGCCTTACCGCGAGAACCGGATCGAGCGGGTCACCAACGACGAGGACGTGCTCTACACCGGTGGCGGTGAGGGGGCCGTCTCGGAACTGGACGTCAAGCCGGGACCGTTCGGCCGCGGTATCACCGGCACGATCGTGCTCGGCATCCAGCCGGACGCCACTCCGCCCCCGGACCCGATGCCGCCCATGCCGCCGCCGGGAACGAACTGA
- a CDS encoding TetR/AcrR family transcriptional regulator, with the protein MNASKLARSAERPETGARETARRTKTRERLMDAAYRQFSEHGINGTSVEAITDDAGFTRGAFYSNFSSKEELFFALTERENRIRLETLRENFAGLVAPLGDTAGKPAPHLIESIIADVLSFQPDNRQWCLMQSEFRLLALRDPEVAPRFLAASQSFLRELAAMVDTAVRSVGVRFLIDTLDLTRMLVDQFDSAMQEAILSGADDPELVVREHVMRTLPLLVHSLTDTIEP; encoded by the coding sequence GTGAACGCGAGCAAGTTGGCCCGAAGCGCCGAGCGCCCGGAAACCGGCGCGCGCGAGACCGCTCGGCGCACCAAGACCCGCGAACGGCTGATGGACGCCGCCTACCGACAGTTCAGCGAGCACGGCATCAACGGCACCTCCGTCGAGGCGATCACCGACGACGCCGGCTTCACCCGTGGCGCGTTCTACTCCAACTTCAGCAGCAAGGAGGAGTTGTTCTTCGCCCTCACCGAACGGGAGAACCGCATTCGGCTGGAGACGCTGCGGGAGAACTTCGCCGGGCTGGTCGCGCCGCTCGGCGACACCGCGGGCAAACCGGCCCCGCACCTGATCGAGAGCATCATCGCCGACGTGCTGTCGTTCCAGCCGGACAATCGGCAGTGGTGCCTGATGCAGAGCGAGTTCCGCCTGCTGGCGCTGCGCGATCCCGAGGTGGCGCCGCGCTTCCTCGCCGCTTCCCAGTCCTTCTTGCGCGAACTCGCCGCGATGGTCGACACCGCGGTCCGCTCGGTCGGAGTGCGATTCCTGATCGACACGCTGGACCTGACGCGGATGCTGGTGGACCAGTTCGACTCGGCGATGCAGGAGGCGATCCTGTCCGGCGCCGACGACCCCGAGCTCGTGGTCCGCGAGCACGTGATGCGCACCCTCCCGCTGCTGGTGCACAGCCTCACCGACACCATCGAACCCTGA
- a CDS encoding amidase: MGGMEYADYRRRDGVELAELIGAGEVSASEVLDAALARAEQVNPRLNAITQRLDDRARERARNTPAGPLGGVPFLLKDLNQEISGLPSSGGSRSLRTVAAAETAEVVRRWEAAGLVVFGRTNTPEFGAKPITEPVAFGPARNPWALDRTPGGSSGGAAATVAAGIVPLAAASDGGGSIRIPAACCGVFGLKAGRGLVPAGPQRAEGFHGAAVDGVVSRSVRDSAVGLDALVGFDPMAPYAAAAPERPFAEEVRREPGKLRIGFSAASALGDPDPAAVKALRSAADLLAELGHEVEEVPPPVDLAALTVEFLRAWSVKLAHALSEAERLTGARSNNFELDTRLLAAAGRSISGPDYVTVLEAWHGHSARLAEFHRHHDLLLTPSLAGPPVRIGELATPAPLRVLGRIVLAARGGGLLRRTGIVDRVARTNMRHVPYTQLANITGRPAMSVPLHRTADGLPLGVQFVAPLTGEGTLFRLAAQLEQAAPWAHQEPAALDGA; the protein is encoded by the coding sequence ATGGGTGGCATGGAGTACGCGGACTACCGTCGGCGGGACGGTGTGGAGCTGGCCGAGCTGATCGGTGCGGGCGAGGTGTCGGCGAGCGAGGTGCTGGACGCGGCGCTGGCGCGGGCCGAGCAGGTGAACCCGCGGCTGAACGCGATCACGCAGCGGCTCGACGACCGCGCCCGCGAGCGCGCGCGAAACACTCCGGCAGGGCCGCTGGGCGGGGTGCCGTTCCTGCTCAAGGACCTGAACCAGGAGATCAGCGGGCTTCCCTCCAGCGGTGGCTCGCGATCGCTGCGGACGGTGGCGGCCGCCGAGACCGCCGAGGTCGTGCGGCGCTGGGAGGCCGCCGGGCTGGTGGTCTTCGGCCGCACCAACACCCCGGAATTCGGCGCCAAGCCGATCACCGAGCCGGTCGCGTTCGGTCCCGCCCGCAATCCCTGGGCGCTCGACCGCACCCCGGGCGGTTCTTCCGGGGGCGCGGCCGCGACGGTGGCCGCCGGGATCGTGCCGTTGGCGGCGGCCAGCGACGGCGGTGGTTCGATCCGCATCCCGGCGGCGTGCTGCGGGGTGTTCGGGCTCAAGGCCGGACGTGGGCTGGTGCCCGCCGGGCCGCAGCGCGCGGAAGGTTTCCACGGCGCGGCGGTGGACGGTGTCGTGTCGCGGTCCGTCCGCGACAGCGCGGTCGGGTTGGACGCGCTGGTCGGTTTCGACCCGATGGCCCCGTACGCGGCCGCCGCGCCGGAACGCCCGTTCGCCGAGGAGGTCCGGCGCGAACCGGGCAAGCTGCGCATCGGTTTCAGCGCGGCGTCCGCGCTCGGCGATCCCGACCCGGCGGCGGTGAAAGCCCTGCGCTCCGCCGCGGACCTGCTGGCGGAGCTGGGCCACGAGGTCGAGGAGGTCCCGCCACCGGTGGACCTGGCCGCGCTCACGGTGGAGTTCCTGCGGGCCTGGTCGGTGAAGCTGGCCCACGCGCTGTCCGAGGCCGAGCGGCTCACCGGTGCCCGCTCGAACAATTTCGAGCTGGACACCCGGTTGCTGGCGGCGGCCGGGCGCAGCATCAGCGGTCCGGACTACGTGACCGTTCTGGAGGCCTGGCACGGACATTCCGCGCGGCTCGCGGAGTTCCACCGCCACCACGACCTGCTGCTGACCCCGAGCCTGGCCGGTCCGCCGGTGCGCATCGGCGAACTCGCCACCCCGGCGCCGTTGCGGGTGCTGGGCCGGATCGTGCTGGCCGCGCGCGGGGGAGGGCTGCTGCGGCGCACCGGGATCGTGGATCGCGTCGCGCGCACGAACATGCGCCACGTCCCGTACACGCAGCTGGCCAACATCACCGGGCGTCCCGCGATGTCGGTGCCGCTGCACCGGACCGCCGACGGCCTGCCGCTCGGCGTCCAGTTCGTCGCGCCGCTCACCGGCGAAGGCACCCTGTTCCGCCTCGCGGCCCAACTGGAACAAGCCGCACCGTGGGCACACCAGGAACCGGCGGCACTCGACGGAGCCTGA
- a CDS encoding cobalamin-independent methionine synthase II family protein, translating into MRSSTSRILTTQAGSLPRPERLIELNAARAEGEIDEQQHRAELDTAVSDLVSRQVGTGIDMVGDGEFGKSVNQKVDYGAWWSYSFQRLGGLELNDAPMNEITHEAKPGEIALTSFGNRRDRVRFAEAYADPTSGVAAGGGSIRFPVCRGPLTYTGHEAIAADIRSFKHGLATAGLEEGFMTSIAPASCSRIGNEHYADDEEFLYACADAMREEYKAIIDAGLILQLDDPAIAENWDQINPEPSVEDYQRFTRRRVEALNYAIRDLPKDRIRFHLCWGSWHGPHTTDLPMRDLIDLLLSIDVQAYSFEAGNVRHEHEWKVWQDVSLPAGKLILPGVVSHATNVVEHPELVADRIVRFAECVGRENVIASTDCGLGGRVHPQLAWAKLESLAEGAELATKRLWS; encoded by the coding sequence ATGCGTTCGAGCACCAGCCGCATCCTGACCACCCAGGCGGGCAGCCTGCCGCGTCCGGAGAGGTTGATCGAACTCAACGCGGCTCGCGCCGAAGGCGAGATCGACGAGCAGCAGCATCGCGCGGAACTGGACACCGCGGTCTCCGACCTCGTCTCCCGCCAGGTCGGCACCGGCATCGACATGGTCGGCGACGGTGAGTTCGGCAAGTCCGTCAACCAGAAGGTCGACTACGGCGCTTGGTGGTCGTATTCGTTCCAGCGGTTGGGCGGCCTCGAACTCAACGACGCCCCCATGAACGAAATCACGCACGAAGCCAAGCCCGGCGAGATCGCGCTGACCAGTTTCGGCAACCGCCGCGACCGGGTCCGCTTCGCCGAGGCCTACGCGGATCCGACCTCGGGCGTCGCGGCAGGCGGAGGCTCGATCCGCTTCCCGGTGTGTCGTGGCCCGCTGACTTACACGGGTCACGAGGCGATCGCCGCCGACATCCGCAGCTTCAAGCACGGATTGGCCACCGCCGGTCTCGAGGAAGGCTTCATGACCTCGATCGCACCGGCGAGCTGCTCGCGGATCGGCAACGAGCACTACGCCGACGACGAGGAATTCCTCTACGCCTGCGCCGATGCCATGCGCGAGGAGTACAAGGCGATCATCGACGCCGGACTGATCCTGCAGCTCGACGACCCCGCCATCGCCGAGAACTGGGACCAGATCAACCCGGAGCCGTCCGTCGAGGACTACCAGCGCTTCACGAGACGCCGGGTGGAAGCGCTGAACTACGCGATCCGCGATCTGCCGAAGGACCGGATCCGGTTCCACCTGTGCTGGGGCAGCTGGCACGGCCCCCACACCACGGACCTGCCCATGCGCGACCTGATCGACCTGCTGCTGTCCATCGACGTGCAGGCCTACTCGTTCGAGGCGGGCAACGTGCGCCACGAGCACGAGTGGAAGGTGTGGCAGGACGTCAGCCTGCCGGCGGGCAAGCTGATCCTGCCCGGTGTGGTCAGCCACGCCACCAACGTCGTGGAACACCCGGAACTGGTGGCCGATCGCATCGTCCGCTTCGCCGAGTGCGTGGGCCGCGAGAACGTGATCGCCTCGACCGACTGCGGCTTGGGCGGGCGAGTTCACCCGCAGCTGGCCTGGGCGAAGCTGGAGTCCCTCGCGGAAGGCGCTGAGCTCGCGACCAAGCGGCTCTGGTCATGA
- a CDS encoding Lrp/AsnC family transcriptional regulator, which produces MNDRNTGELEATDRAILRELAHDGRCSFTDLAERVGLSVSAVHQRVRRLEQRGALQGYVAKVDGDQIGLPLTAFISLTPIDPAAPDDYPQRLEHLPEIESCYSVAGDESYILQVRVASPLGLEELLRQIREAAKVSTRTTVVLSTPYEHRPPQI; this is translated from the coding sequence GTGAACGACCGGAACACGGGAGAGCTGGAAGCGACGGATCGCGCGATCCTGCGCGAGCTGGCGCACGACGGCCGGTGCAGCTTCACCGACCTGGCCGAGCGGGTCGGGCTGAGCGTCTCGGCGGTGCACCAGCGGGTCCGGCGGCTGGAGCAGCGCGGCGCGCTGCAGGGTTATGTGGCCAAAGTGGACGGTGACCAGATCGGGTTGCCGCTGACGGCGTTCATCTCGCTGACGCCGATCGATCCGGCCGCTCCGGACGACTATCCGCAGCGGCTGGAGCACTTGCCGGAGATCGAGTCCTGCTACTCGGTGGCGGGCGACGAGTCCTACATCCTGCAGGTCCGGGTCGCTTCCCCGCTGGGGCTGGAGGAGTTGCTGCGCCAGATTCGGGAGGCGGCGAAGGTCTCGACCAGGACGACGGTGGTGCTGTCCACCCCGTACGAGCATCGGCCGCCGCAGATCTAG
- a CDS encoding OsmC family protein, protein MADRNATTSWQGDLGSGSGLVTLDSSNAGQFPVSFATRAEDPAGQTSPEELIAAAHSACYSMQLSALLGGVGHAPERIDTSAEVTLGKSGDGFAITGIALTVRATVPGANADTFQQAAQQAKETCPVSAALTGTTITLDAQLSE, encoded by the coding sequence ATGGCCGACCGCAATGCGACGACGAGCTGGCAGGGCGACCTGGGATCCGGTTCTGGTCTCGTCACCTTGGATTCCTCGAACGCGGGGCAGTTTCCCGTGTCGTTCGCGACCCGCGCGGAGGACCCGGCCGGGCAGACCAGCCCGGAGGAGCTCATCGCCGCCGCCCACTCCGCCTGCTACAGCATGCAGCTGTCCGCGCTGCTCGGCGGCGTCGGACACGCGCCGGAAAGGATCGACACCAGTGCCGAGGTCACTCTCGGCAAGTCCGGCGACGGCTTCGCCATCACGGGAATCGCGCTGACCGTCCGCGCCACCGTTCCCGGCGCGAATGCCGACACCTTCCAGCAGGCGGCGCAGCAGGCCAAGGAAACCTGCCCGGTCTCGGCCGCCCTGACCGGCACCACGATCACGCTGGACGCCCAGCTTTCCGAGTGA
- a CDS encoding helix-turn-helix domain-containing protein → MGTSSSKLPLLLTEPERAALSRWIRLPSTPQAVAVRCRIILACAEGGRTNSSVAREFGVSPPVVGKWRERFREGRLAALRDRPRSGKPRSITDEQVKIVLEATVTEPPPNGSHWTKRDMAARAGTSASSVLRIWRRLGVTPEARGGSAGAEREEPWSALHLAPPETIMALAVNNDDAVEPAVRPPRPSSGNYDAVLRKELAAMLSQRDQADAAGGLLTFLRNLGTRILPGQQIHLVCHGHGTRKIEAIRRWQENHPSLHLHFAPDKEFWLRLVEHYFEPLLAQRAVPGETPLSALSRALHPWSMEVPRTPFTWFEP, encoded by the coding sequence ATGGGTACGTCCAGTTCGAAACTCCCGCTGCTGCTCACAGAGCCGGAACGGGCGGCGTTGTCCCGGTGGATCCGGTTGCCGTCGACCCCGCAGGCAGTGGCGGTGCGCTGCCGGATCATCCTCGCCTGCGCGGAAGGCGGCCGGACCAACAGTTCCGTGGCCCGCGAGTTCGGCGTATCGCCGCCGGTCGTGGGCAAGTGGCGGGAACGCTTCCGGGAAGGGCGGCTGGCGGCGCTGCGCGACCGGCCCCGCTCCGGCAAACCGCGGTCCATCACCGACGAGCAGGTGAAGATCGTGCTGGAGGCCACGGTCACCGAGCCGCCACCGAACGGTTCGCACTGGACCAAGCGCGACATGGCCGCCCGCGCCGGGACCTCGGCTTCCTCCGTGCTGCGCATCTGGCGGCGTCTCGGCGTCACGCCGGAAGCCCGCGGCGGGAGCGCGGGGGCCGAACGCGAGGAACCGTGGAGCGCGCTGCACCTGGCGCCCCCGGAAACGATCATGGCGTTGGCCGTGAACAACGACGACGCGGTGGAACCCGCCGTCCGGCCGCCTCGCCCGTCATCGGGGAACTACGACGCGGTGTTGCGCAAGGAACTCGCCGCCATGTTGTCCCAGCGCGATCAGGCCGATGCGGCGGGTGGTCTCCTCACCTTCCTGCGCAACCTGGGGACCCGGATCCTGCCCGGCCAGCAGATCCACCTGGTGTGCCACGGGCACGGCACGCGCAAGATCGAGGCGATCCGCCGGTGGCAGGAGAACCACCCCTCGCTGCACCTGCACTTCGCTCCCGACAAGGAGTTCTGGCTGCGACTCGTCGAGCACTACTTCGAGCCGCTGCTCGCCCAGCGCGCGGTTCCCGGTGAGACACCGCTGTCCGCGCTCTCCCGCGCGCTGCACCCGTGGAGCATGGAGGTGCCGCGCACACCGTTCACCTGGTTCGAGCCGTGA